The sequence below is a genomic window from Draconibacterium halophilum.
TCATTTTCGGTAATCGTCTGCAATTCCTTTTTTTGTGCTTTAGCCAAAAACGAAACTGCTACACAAAACAGGGTAAAAAGAAGTTTGGCGTTCATGTTTTTTGGTTTGATATATTTCTTCAAAATTCAATATCTTCTTTGTTAGCCAATTCCAAACCTACTAAAAAGCAGAGATCGGCAACTCGCTTTATTTTTGTAAAGTTTATTCTTTCTATTTCATCGCCAACCTTGTGGTAATCGGCATGATAACCGGTGGCATAGTTTAAAACCGGCACACCGTACTTATGAAAATGATAGTGATCGCTGGCACGCAGAAAACGTTCTTTCGGCAAACTGGTATCAGGAACCAAACCCAACCCGGCACATTGTGCAGCATTAATTTCAGCCAATTCGGGCCAAACATCATTTGATAGTGTATATAAGCCATCAAAATCTTTCACTTTTTTAGGCGAATCTTTCCAAACATCGTCGCGCGGACCATCGTAAACGCGCCCCACCATATCGAGGTTTATGGAAGCAACAGTTTTTTCCAATGGGAAAACCGGATGATCGCAATAATAACTGGAACCAAAATGCCCTTTTTCCTCGCAGGTTACCCACAAAAATACGATACTTCGTTTTGGTTTTTCTTCTAAAGAAGCAAAAGCCTCGGCTACTTCCATTATGGCCGCAGTTCCCGAACCATTGTCGTCGGCACCGTTGTACACATCACCATCTTTACCAATGCCCAGGTGATCGTAATGTGCCATAAAAACTATGTATTCATTTTTTAATACCGGATCAGATCCTTCGATGTAAGCAATAACATTTTTCCCCTCCAGCACTTCCGGCTCTGCACCAATTTTAATGCTCAATGTTTCTGCAACTTTCGTAACAGCTTCCGATCCGGCAACCACCTTTCCCAGGTATTTTTCATATGGTCCTTTTTTACCTAATAAGGCATCGGCAACTTTTGGCGTTGCCAACAAAACGGCAGGTTGTAAAGTACCGTCGTCCTTTTTCACACTGTAACCCGCACGGTTCATCCAGGCTTGTAATTTGTTGAATGTTTTATTTTCGGTGTCTTTCGGATTGGTAATTATCAGCAATGCTTTTGGTTGTTTTCCCATAATAGCATGTATTTTTGTGCGCTCCATACGGTTCTGCCATTCAAATGCCTCTGCACCGGAAAACGATTCGGCATTTCCCTGCGCAACAATTACTACCTTATCTTTTAGTTCCCGTGATTCAATATTATCGCCAAAACCAATAAAAACAACCGGTTCTTCATGCATACTAAAAACCCCCGGCGCCTGATTGATCTTTACCAATTTTTTTGATCGGAAAACCGACTTTCCTTTTTTGTTCTTCACTTCAATAAAACCATTGGTACCGGGTGCTGTGTGCAAAATTGGTACTGGCTGAAAATAATTTTCCACCGCCGGTTTTAGCCCGATTTCTTTGGCATAACCGGCCAGGTAGTTTGCCGTAATTTCCAGGCCGTCCACTTCAGTGCCAAGACTTCTTCCCTGTAATTCATCAGAAGAAATGAATGTAAGGTATTCTTTCAAATCAGGAATATCAATTTTTGACAGTGCCGCAGGCTGTGCATTGGCCGAAAACAGAAACATCAACAAGCTAAAATAAATAAGTACAGTTTTACGTATTAACATACGGATGATTTAATAAAATGAAGTAAATGTTATCTTTGTGTAAGGGCGAATTTAATAATTATGCCTGCACCAACAAGCCAGTAGTAACAATTTGAAATACATGAATGCGATTTTTTAACCATACTTCAAAATCTCAAGAAAAATGAAGACAATCAAAACATTTTCCGCAATTCTTTTAACCGTTTCGTTAATATTACTTATTCCATCTTGTGCTGTAAATCCGGTTACCGGAAAAAAGCAATTGATGTTTATGTCGGAAGAACAGGAGATTGCTTTGGGAGCACAATACGACCCAACTGTTATTTCAACATTCGGCTTGTATGATGACGAAGAGCTCTTAAATTTTATAACAGAAAAGGGTACAGAGATAGGAAAAATCTCGCATCGCCCTGACTTGCAGTTTCACTTCAGGATATTGGATTCGCCGGTTGTAAATGCTTTTGCAGTGCCAGGGGTTATGTTTATTTTACGCGTGGAATTTTGGCCCAATTTAACAATGAAGCTGAACTGATTGGCGTATTAGGTCACGAAATAGGACACGTTACAGCACGTCATTCAGTTCAGCAGCAAACACGTCAACAAATCAGTCAGCTTGCCCTTGCTGCCGGAATGATAGCCGTTCCGGAAGTGGCACAGTTTGCCAACGAAGCAACGGCTGCCATGCAACTGTTGTTTTTGAGTTTTAGCCGCTCTAACGAACGCCAAGCCGACCGACTGGGTGTTGAATACTCGTCAAAAACAGGTTACGACGCCCACAAAATGGCCGACTTTTTTGAGGTACTGAACAGAATGCAAGGTGGAGGAGATGGCAGCAGTGCAGGCATTCCAATTTGGATGTCGACTCACCCCGACCCGGGTGACAGAACTGTTGCCGTAAAGCAAAAAACCGAAGAATGGCAGGCAAAACTACCGTCGCAATCTTACTCAATTAACTCCGACGAATATCTTGAGATGATTGATGGTATTGTATATGGCGAAGACCCCCGCCAAGGATTTGTTGAGAATAACATGTTCTATCATCCCGATCTGGCATTTCAATTTCCGATTCCTCAGAATTGGACGCTTATCAATTCGCCACTTCAGGTGCAAATCGTTCCTGAAGACAAGAATGGAGCTATGATATTTGAACTGTCGCAGGAAAAAGATGCCGATGCGGTTGCGCAAAAAACAATTTCCGAACTGCAACTTACACTAATCGATAAAAGCAATATTACAGTAAACGGGTTAAATGCAGTGTCAACCCTTTCGGAGCAGGTTTCGCAAAACAATGGGGGACAAGAGCAGGTGTTAAAAATTCTGTCGTATTTTATCGAAAAAGATGGGATGGTTTTTACCTTTCACGGGCTTTCGTTAAGCGATCAATTTAATGGTTATAAGCCAGCATTCGAGTCTACCATGAAAAGCTTTGCTCAACTTACCGATGCGTCAAAACTCACTATTCAACCCGATCGGATAAAAGTTATCTCAATCAACAGTGCATCTGTTTCGTTAAAAGATGCGTTTGATTATTACAAAGTTCCGCAAGATAAATTTCAAGAAATGGCCCTACTGAATAACCGCGAACTAAGCGATGAATTGAAACGAGGAGATAGGATTAAAATTTTAGAATAATAATTTTTAAAACAGAAAACGTTATAACATGAAAAAGAAACGACAAAAGATTGTATTGACAGTGGTATTGGCTTTTGCCGGAATGTTTATTGGAAATGCCCAGGAATTAGGGGTTCGTTTTGGCGATGTATCGGCCGGAAGTGTGGCTATTGACGGAATATTTTCGACAGGAGAATTTAACCGCCTGCATGCCGATGTTTCGTTTGGCAACGGCATAGCTGCCGATCTGCTTTGGGACTTCCTTTACCGCCCGCTGGCCGACGAAGCTATAAACTGGTACATGGGAGTTGGCCCTTACCTGGCAATTCTGGATGAAGATGTGTATTACTCGGATGGAAGAAAAGACAACAAGACCAACTTTAACCTGGGAGCTGCTTTTGAAATTGGGCTGGAATACCGTTTTGTTGACATTCCGGTAGCACTGGGGCTTGATTACCGCCCCGCCCTTGAGGTTATTGACGAAACCAGTTTCCACTGGGGTGGATTTGGATTAAATATTCGCTACGTGTTTGACTAATACCAATGTAATAAACAAAAGAGGCTGCCGGGAATTCCGACAGCCTTTTTTATTGCCACTTTCGACTCATCCTTCACCAAATCCTTACATCAAGCTGATTCCCACCAACCTGTATTTTAACAAGGATCCATAAAATACTGATTTTAAGGCTCCCTCAGGTGACTAAAGTCGGGTTCAAACGCGTTTTTTTCTGCCCTCAGGTGCTGGGGAAGGGTTCAAATACGTTTTTTTCCGTCTCCAGGTGAATGAAGTTCATTTCGAACGTATTTTATACCGCCCTCAGCTAACAGATGTAGGGTTCAAACGCGTTTTATATGGTCCCTAGCTATCAGTTTTTGGCCTCAAACACATTTTCTACAGCCTTTATTGAGCTGCGTAAACGAACTTCCGGTTACGGTTCCATATCCATAGCCCGAATATAATCTTCGTTTATAGTGCACTTTGCCAGCTTCAGGTTAGAAATATAATCCAGCATCACTTTTCTGGCAAGTTCCTGGTCGGGGCGATTTTCGCGTACACCCTCAAAACTATCTCTTGGCCCTTCAGCAAAATCTACAATAACATCCCAATTTTCGGGTGTGGAAATGGTAACCATACAACGCGGGCTACCCATTTTTTTATACGGCCAGTAGTGATAACCAATGTTATTCCTGATCATCAAACGTGTCCATGCAGCAATCCACTCATCGGTATTCTCGCCGGTTTCTCCCATATAAATTGGCAGGTTCACCGAGTCGCGAAAATCAACAAAATCCTGAATATTTGCCTGCAGCGTATCAGTCCAGTAGCGGTGGCAGGTATACATGATTTTATCGTCGAATTTTGAGTCGGTGAACACTTCGAAATTGCTGTTCCATTGTGCACCGCCCAGCAAAACAATGTGGTTGTTGTCCACCTCACGAATAGCTTCAACAGTTTTCATATACAAAGGCTCCAGCTGTTTGTTCAGCATGGCCTCATCCTCTGGAAAATACGTGGCAATGGGTTCATTCAGCAAATCGTATCCCAAAATTAGTGGCTCGTTTTTATAACGATCGGCAATTTTTCGCCAAATTTCCACAAACAACTCCTGACTTTCTTCGCTCACCATCAACCACGGATAACCATAACTATCGTCGATATTTGCACCGGTTTGTCCGCCGGGGCATCGTGCATATCCAAAATAATATATAACTCCGATTCGCGGCACCACTCCACCAAACTGTCGATGCGTGCAAAACCATCCTGATTGGAATAAAGCCCCATGTAATCCTCGTCGGTAAACAGTTTATAGTGAAAGGGCAAGCGAATAGAATTCACACCAGTGCTTTTTATATAGCGAATATCCTCGCGGGTGATGTAATTATCTTTAAATTGTTTCCAGAATTCGTTGGTAAAATCGGGGCCAACCATTTCGCGAAACATTTCATCGATAAGCCGGGCCGAACTGGTTTTTTGAAACTTAAACATGTAACCTTCCGGATTCAGCCAGTTGCCAAGGTTTATTCCCTGGATAAAGAATTTCTCTCCGTTGGGTGCGATCAAATCAGGCCCGTCAATGGTAATGAATTGTGTCGCATCTGCCTGAGGTTCTTCTTTTTGCTGCGCCGGTTGACAAGAAAACAGAATGGTACTTAAAAACAGTACCCAAATTGAACGATGAATTTGTTTTTGCATGGTATAGTTTAATTGGTTTGTGGTGAAAATAGTAATAATGTTGGGAAAGTAAAAAGCATCTCACTATTTCTAAGGCGACAAAAAAAGCAAGTTATTAGTCAAGGACTAAAGTCCGGGATCTGTTCTAATTCACTAACCCCGGCATTAATGCCGGGGTTAAGCAATGTCTCCACCTTTGGACTTTAGTCTTTAATTCTCAATAAAACATTAGCGTTGAGCATTTTTACACCGTGGCTTTAGCCCGGTGATACAATGCGAATACTTGTTCCCGGCTTTAGCCTTTAAGCGAATTTTAAAGGCTAAAGCCATTCCTTTTCCTTATTAAAATGACACCAAGCTAAAGCATGGTGCAAAAACTTATAACCACAGACCCCCTTTGGCAGGGATTGCAGCGACACCCTGTTGCAGACAAGCGACAGTTTTTGTTATTGGACGAAGGCGACAATGGGAGCCCGCGTACCAATTACAAAAACCAAGCTTGACAAAACCGGTAAAGCGAAAAGCCCGGCAGCCAACCAAAAGAAAATATTAGGTATAAAAAAAGGCTTCACAAAAATGTGAAGCCTTTAAAGAGCGAGAAATCCTGACGACCTTGTGTCAGGGCAGGCGAGACTCGAATGCTGACGCTTTTGGTCAGCATCCTGACATTCCTCTTGAATCGTCAGGGCTCGCGACCCCGACCTTATATTTTTGAATAAACTGAGCTGTTCTTTCTCTTGACAAATTTTTCAGCTTCCGTTCCAATTTTAAAGCTTCACCTCTTGTTGCTTTATAGGTAGTCCAAACCAATTTCCAGGGAATTCCATGTTTGGTAGCTTTTTCTCTACCTGAATTATGACGTTTGAGTCTTTCCGAAATATCTGAAGTTTGCCCCTTATAATAGACATCAGTACCAGGTGAATACAAGATGTAAACAATATAGTCCATGAGGCAAGTTATGAGTTTGAGAGGAAATAAAAAAGGCTTCACAAAAATTGTGAAGCCTTAAAGAGCGAGAAACGAGACTCGAACTCGCGACCCCGACCTTGGCAAGGTCGTGCTCTACCAACTGAGCTATTCTCGCAAATGGTACCCGAGGCGGGACTTGAACCCGCACGATCATAATGATCATTGGATTTTAAGTCCAACGTGTCTACCAATTCCACCACCCGGGCATCCTTTGCATTATCGTGAATGAGCGAGAAACGGGACTCGAACCCGCGACCCCGACCTTGGCAAGGTCGTGCTCTACCAACTGAGCTATTCTCGCATATTTTAATGAACTTGCTTTTTCAAAAGCGATGCAAATATATTGCTATTTTTTTATCTGGCAAAAATTATTGAAGTCCATTAAGAAATTCCTGTCAATTTCTTTATTTCATTTAGTTTATTCAGGGCTTCTATTGGCGTGAGATTATTCACATTCAGTCCGGCTATCTCGTCTCTAATCTGCTTTAGCACAGGATCATCCAACTGAAAAAAGCTCAATTGCATCCCCTCGCGATTTTCGCCAATCTCCTCCAAAGGCTTACTTAAACTTTCCTTTTCTTTTCCGCCTTCCAGTTTCGATAAGATCTGTTCGGCGCGCTTTATCACCGATTTTGGCATTCCCGCCATTCCGGCTACATGAATACCAAAACTGTGGTTACTTCCGCCGCGCACCAGTTTGCGTAAAAAGATAACTTTGTTGCCCACCTCTTTTATGGAAACGTTAAAGTTCTTTACCCTCGGGAAAGCTCCTTCCATTTCATTTAGTTCATGGTAGTGCGTAGCAAACAAGGTTTTCGCTTTAGCGTAAGCATGTTCGTGCAAATGCTCAACAATCGACCAGGCAATAGAAATACCATCGTAGGTTGATGTTCCGCGCCCCAGTTCGTCAAAAAGAATCAGGCTGCGGTCGGAAACATTATTCAAAATACTGGCCGCTTCGTTCATCTCCACCATAAAAGTTGATTCGCCAAGCGAAATATTATCCGAGGCTCCAACACGGGTGAAAATTTTATCCACAAAGCCGATTTTAGCCACTTCTGCCGGAACAAATGATCCCATTTGTGCCATTAGCACAATTAATGCTGTTTGACGCAACAGTGCCGATTTACCGGCCATATTCGGTCCGGTTATGATGATGATCTGCTGATCTTCCTGATCCAGCTTCACATCGTTTGCTATATACGACTCGCCAATTGGCAATTGATGCTCGATAACCGGATGCCGCCCTTCCCTGATTTCAATTGAAGTAGCATCATTGATCTCCGGACGGAAATACTTATAAGTAGTGGCGCAAGTGGCATACGATAACAAACAGTCGATTTGAGCCAGAATATGCGAGTTTAACTGAATAGCAGAAATGTATTCTGATAATGCAAAAATCAGCTCACTAAAAAGCTTACTCTCCAGCACCTGTATCTTTTCTTCTGCACCAAGAATTTTTTGCTCGTATTCTTTCAGTTCCTCTGTAATATAACGCTCGGCACTTACCAGCGTTTGTTTGCGAATCCAGTCTGCCGGTACTTTATCTTTGTGTGTATTCCGTACTTCGATGTAATAACCAAAAACATTATTAAAACTGATCTTCAGCGATGGAATGCCATGTTTTTCGCTTTCACGTTTTTGAATTTGTGCCAGGTAATCTTTTCCTGAATAGGCAATCTTTCGCAGGTCATCGAGCTCTTCTGAAACGCCTTCAGCAATAACTTTTCCTTTGTTAACAGCCGTTGGCGGATCGGCAACAATCTGTTTTTCAATCCGCTCCCTGATCAGGTCGCAGGGATTCAGCTGTTCTGCAAAACGCTTCAGTGCTGGGTTCTCCACATCGGCACAAGCAGCTTTTATCGGTACAATTGCCGACAATGCGTTTTTCACCTGAGCCACTTCGCGCGGGTTGATCCTCCCTACGGCAACTTTCGATATCAGTCGTTCTAAATCGCCCATCTGACGAAGATGTTCTTCCAGGTTTTCTTTGGTCTCCGGATCTTTCAAAAAAAGCTCCACCACTTCCAGCCGTTCGTTTATCGGATCGATATCTTTTAAGGGCAGTGCCATCCAGCGTTTCAGCAAACGCGATCCCATTGGCGAAATGGTTTTATCAATCACATCAATGAGTGCTTTCCCGCTTTCCTGAATGGGTGCAAACAGTTCCAGATTTCGAATGGTAAACCGATCGAGCCACACATAGTGCTCCTCTTCAATCCGGCTTAAGCCTGAAATATGGCTTAGCTTTTGGTGTTGTGTAATATCAAGATAATGCAAAATGGCACCGGCAGCAATAATGGCCAGCGACATATTGTGCACACCAAAACCCTTTAACGAGCTGGTTTCGAAATGCCGTGTCAGACGGTCGTTTGCGGCATCGTCGGTGTACACCCAGTCTTCCAGGTTAAAGGTGTAATAGTTCGTCCCAAAAAGATCGTTGAATTCCTTCCCTCTTCCACGTTGAAACAATACTTCTTTAGGCTGAAAGGAATTCAATAATTTATCAATGTATTCAAAACTACCTTCGGCTGCCATAAACTCACCGGTTGATATATCCAGGAAAGCGATACTGGCTCTCTTTTTATCAAAATGAACCGAAGCAAGGAAGTTGTTTTCGCGGTTCTCAAGAATATTATCGTTGATTGAAACTCCAGGAGTCACCAGCTCGGTAATCCCACGTTTTACAATCTTCTTCGTCATTTTGGGGTCTTCCAGCTGCTCGCAAATAGCCACCCGCTGCCCGGCCCGTACCAATTTTGGCAAATAAGTATCCAGCGCATGATGCGGAAACCCTGCCAACTCTACATAACTGGCTGCTCCGTTTGCCCGGCGCGTTAGTGTTATCCCCAGAATTTCCGCCGCTTTTATGGCATCTTCTCCAAATGTTTCATAAAAATCGCCCACACGAAAAAGCAAAACTGCATCAGGATGTTTATCCTTGATGTCATAATATTGCTTCATCAGCGGAGTTTCTACATATTTCTTTTCCTTTTTTGCCATAGTGGAGCAAAGATAACTGTTTCAATACATGGAGAAAATTCAGGACATATTTGTTCATCTAAACTTTTCAACATAACCGGTGCCGCAGCAAGTCAAATGTAAAAAGTAAAAAGGCAAAAGTATCTATGTCAAGGCAATTTAAACTTTATAGTTAAGACTTAGTGCTTGTAGATTTTGAAGATGGTTCAAAAAACGAACATCAACCTACAATTATTTAGGAGCTGCTTTTAAAAACTTCAAAACCAACAGAGAATGCGCTAATGCCCGCATAAAAAATGTGGCTGCAAATACGAAAAACACCGGGTGAAATTTCTGTGGCAAAAAAGGTGCTGAAACAAAAAATACGATCATCCACGCAGCAAAAACGAGGTGATAATAACGCAAAACGGGGCGCCACTTTTTTCGTAACCAAACGATTGCAAACAATAGGTTTATCGGCACCAGCCATACCAGGTTGTAATTTGGGCTCATTGCCGGATGCTCGGAATAAATGGTAAACCAGGTGATTAATAAACCACCAAATCCGTTTATTCCGTACAGCAACACATCCATAGCAGGCTTCATCTTTTCTCTTTTAAACTGCCTGTAAGTAACAAAAGCTACTATCACAATCAACAACGAAAAAAATACCAGCGGCCCCCAAATCCATGTTAAACCGGTGTTTTGTTCAGGAGCCCGATAAAGCACCCGAGCTTTCTGCGCAATGTTCTGCCCGTTATCATTTCGCCTGGCCGCTGCAAAATGTGTCATCACATAATCGGGCAAAAACATTTCTTCTTCCAAAG
It includes:
- a CDS encoding M28 family metallopeptidase codes for the protein MLIRKTVLIYFSLLMFLFSANAQPAALSKIDIPDLKEYLTFISSDELQGRSLGTEVDGLEITANYLAGYAKEIGLKPAVENYFQPVPILHTAPGTNGFIEVKNKKGKSVFRSKKLVKINQAPGVFSMHEEPVVFIGFGDNIESRELKDKVVIVAQGNAESFSGAEAFEWQNRMERTKIHAIMGKQPKALLIITNPKDTENKTFNKLQAWMNRAGYSVKKDDGTLQPAVLLATPKVADALLGKKGPYEKYLGKVVAGSEAVTKVAETLSIKIGAEPEVLEGKNVIAYIEGSDPVLKNEYIVFMAHYDHLGIGKDGDVYNGADDNGSGTAAIMEVAEAFASLEEKPKRSIVFLWVTCEEKGHFGSSYYCDHPVFPLEKTVASINLDMVGRVYDGPRDDVWKDSPKKVKDFDGLYTLSNDVWPELAEINAAQCAGLGLVPDTSLPKERFLRASDHYHFHKYGVPVLNYATGYHADYHKVGDEIERINFTKIKRVADLCFLVGLELANKEDIEF
- a CDS encoding M48 family metalloprotease → MAQFNNEAELIGVLGHEIGHVTARHSVQQQTRQQISQLALAAGMIAVPEVAQFANEATAAMQLLFLSFSRSNERQADRLGVEYSSKTGYDAHKMADFFEVLNRMQGGGDGSSAGIPIWMSTHPDPGDRTVAVKQKTEEWQAKLPSQSYSINSDEYLEMIDGIVYGEDPRQGFVENNMFYHPDLAFQFPIPQNWTLINSPLQVQIVPEDKNGAMIFELSQEKDADAVAQKTISELQLTLIDKSNITVNGLNAVSTLSEQVSQNNGGQEQVLKILSYFIEKDGMVFTFHGLSLSDQFNGYKPAFESTMKSFAQLTDASKLTIQPDRIKVISINSASVSLKDAFDYYKVPQDKFQEMALLNNRELSDELKRGDRIKILE
- a CDS encoding glycoside hydrolase family 5 protein, which encodes MPRIGVIYYFGYARCPGGQTGANIDDSYGYPWLMVSEESQELFVEIWRKIADRYKNEPLILGYDLLNEPIATYFPEDEAMLNKQLEPLYMKTVEAIREVDNNHIVLLGGAQWNSNFEVFTDSKFDDKIMYTCHRYWTDTLQANIQDFVDFRDSVNLPIYMGETGENTDEWIAAWTRLMIRNNIGYHYWPYKKMGSPRCMVTISTPENWDVIVDFAEGPRDSFEGVRENRPDQELARKVMLDYISNLKLAKCTINEDYIRAMDMEP
- a CDS encoding cellulase family glycosylhydrolase gives rise to the protein MQKQIHRSIWVLFLSTILFSCQPAQQKEEPQADATQFITIDGPDLIAPNGEKFFIQGINLGNWLNPEGYMFKFQKTSSARLIDEMFREMVGPDFTNEFWKQFKDNYITREDIRYIKSTGVNSIRLPFHYKLFTDEDYMGLYSNQDGFARIDSLVEWCRESELYIILDMHDAPADKPVQISTIVMVIRG
- a CDS encoding GIY-YIG nuclease family protein encodes the protein MDYIVYILYSPGTDVYYKGQTSDISERLKRHNSGREKATKHGIPWKLVWTTYKATRGEALKLERKLKNLSRERTAQFIQKYKVGVASPDDSRGMSGC
- the mutS gene encoding DNA mismatch repair protein MutS, whose translation is MKQYYDIKDKHPDAVLLFRVGDFYETFGEDAIKAAEILGITLTRRANGAASYVELAGFPHHALDTYLPKLVRAGQRVAICEQLEDPKMTKKIVKRGITELVTPGVSINDNILENRENNFLASVHFDKKRASIAFLDISTGEFMAAEGSFEYIDKLLNSFQPKEVLFQRGRGKEFNDLFGTNYYTFNLEDWVYTDDAANDRLTRHFETSSLKGFGVHNMSLAIIAAGAILHYLDITQHQKLSHISGLSRIEEEHYVWLDRFTIRNLELFAPIQESGKALIDVIDKTISPMGSRLLKRWMALPLKDIDPINERLEVVELFLKDPETKENLEEHLRQMGDLERLISKVAVGRINPREVAQVKNALSAIVPIKAACADVENPALKRFAEQLNPCDLIRERIEKQIVADPPTAVNKGKVIAEGVSEELDDLRKIAYSGKDYLAQIQKRESEKHGIPSLKISFNNVFGYYIEVRNTHKDKVPADWIRKQTLVSAERYITEELKEYEQKILGAEEKIQVLESKLFSELIFALSEYISAIQLNSHILAQIDCLLSYATCATTYKYFRPEINDATSIEIREGRHPVIEHQLPIGESYIANDVKLDQEDQQIIIITGPNMAGKSALLRQTALIVLMAQMGSFVPAEVAKIGFVDKIFTRVGASDNISLGESTFMVEMNEAASILNNVSDRSLILFDELGRGTSTYDGISIAWSIVEHLHEHAYAKAKTLFATHYHELNEMEGAFPRVKNFNVSIKEVGNKVIFLRKLVRGGSNHSFGIHVAGMAGMPKSVIKRAEQILSKLEGGKEKESLSKPLEEIGENREGMQLSFFQLDDPVLKQIRDEIAGLNVNNLTPIEALNKLNEIKKLTGIS